The following are encoded together in the Vibrio zhugei genome:
- the menE gene encoding o-succinylbenzoate--CoA ligase — MGSNRKAITELPTIPMWQHWRTIAPMAVALYTENAVYTWQALCDEVDSVSDQLYQQGVRAQDVVTMVGKNHPDMLLLMLAAHQIGATCALTMPQPEALLARKLTTLYPPHSTAFVWFSPDLAFSLDRQQMPRQIHHIVMTSLHARGPQPRAKSAPYLCHYDAQSLASLIFTSGSTGTPKAVAHTHQQHFASATGLLQWLRFTCDECWLLSLPLYHVSGLSIVYRWLAAGGSLKVGTGHLLEDMTGVTHASLVPLQLQRLLESEQSLCLSRVLLGGSHIPQALGLRAAALGIETWLGYGMTEAASTVTARRVQQGDGVGAVLPNRELMVRGQRIFLRGATLASGYYHQGVLTSLLNDDGWFDTQDLGFWQESGQLIILGRADNQFISGGENIHCEEIEAVLNQHDEVRSAIVVPVNDVTYGARPVAIVQANVALDTIDWHHWCQDKLEKFKWPIAYYAMPSHLANGGIKPPRRALHDWLLQCHFPSSLPLPKEKL, encoded by the coding sequence ATGGGATCAAACCGCAAGGCAATAACCGAATTACCGACAATACCGATGTGGCAACATTGGCGCACGATTGCGCCAATGGCGGTCGCGTTATACACAGAGAATGCGGTATATACATGGCAAGCACTGTGTGATGAGGTGGACAGCGTGAGTGATCAGCTTTATCAACAAGGTGTGAGAGCTCAAGATGTAGTGACGATGGTCGGCAAAAATCACCCTGATATGCTGCTGCTGATGTTGGCAGCACATCAGATCGGTGCGACTTGTGCGCTGACCATGCCGCAACCAGAAGCGCTATTGGCGCGTAAACTCACGACACTGTATCCGCCTCACAGTACGGCCTTTGTTTGGTTTTCTCCTGATTTGGCGTTTTCGCTTGATCGTCAACAGATGCCTCGCCAGATACATCATATCGTGATGACGTCTTTGCATGCTCGTGGCCCCCAACCGCGGGCGAAGTCTGCCCCTTATCTTTGTCATTATGATGCGCAATCCCTTGCGAGCCTAATTTTTACCTCCGGATCGACTGGGACACCGAAAGCTGTGGCGCATACCCATCAGCAGCATTTTGCTTCGGCCACCGGGCTTTTGCAGTGGTTACGTTTCACATGTGATGAGTGCTGGTTATTAAGCTTGCCTTTATATCACGTCTCTGGTTTGTCGATTGTCTACCGCTGGCTGGCCGCGGGGGGCAGTCTCAAAGTGGGGACCGGACATTTACTGGAAGATATGACCGGAGTAACGCATGCCTCTTTGGTTCCGCTGCAATTACAAAGGTTACTCGAAAGTGAGCAGTCACTATGTTTATCTCGTGTGTTGCTTGGGGGGAGTCATATACCGCAAGCGCTTGGGCTACGCGCGGCTGCTTTAGGCATCGAAACGTGGTTGGGATATGGAATGACAGAAGCGGCATCGACCGTGACCGCGCGCCGAGTGCAGCAAGGGGACGGAGTCGGCGCTGTACTCCCCAATCGAGAGCTGATGGTCCGCGGGCAGCGTATTTTTCTACGCGGCGCAACCTTAGCAAGTGGTTACTATCATCAAGGCGTATTGACCTCATTGCTGAACGACGATGGATGGTTTGATACCCAGGATCTCGGGTTCTGGCAAGAGAGCGGACAGTTGATCATTTTGGGACGAGCGGATAATCAGTTTATCTCGGGTGGTGAAAATATTCACTGTGAAGAAATCGAAGCGGTACTGAACCAACATGATGAGGTACGCAGTGCGATTGTTGTACCAGTCAATGATGTTACTTATGGGGCTAGGCCCGTCGCGATTGTGCAAGCCAATGTGGCGTTGGACACAATAGATTGGCACCATTGGTGCCAAGATAAATTGGAAAAATTTAAATGGCCTATCGCGTATTATGCCATGCCCAGTCATTTGGCCAATGGCGGCATTAAACCGCCAAGACGAGCGTTACACGACTGGTTGTTGCAGTGTCACTTTCCATCCTCACTCCCCTTACCAAAAGAAAAGTTATGA
- a CDS encoding YeiH family protein — MMKIKNLFFWLGLILCVTPAINSPMALILGFLITSFGLVPQGIAVTKITKKLLAYSIVGLGFGIPLQQALSVTAHGIGLVMTTIIGTLLIGTVIASWIGLDKKTGHLIASGTAICGGSAIAAVAPAIDAKDEQIGVALGTVFVLNSVALFLFPMIGHALQLDQQTFGTWAAIAIHDTSSVVGAASAYGADALKTATTLKLARALWIVPVAFVSAWLFRSHTKKVTIPYFILFYCVAIAITALFPQGHRIYHLVFILSKQALVVCLYLIGCGISIQRLKQSGPRPFLFGVTLWILISCTSLSWLLTHPL; from the coding sequence ATGATGAAAATAAAAAACCTCTTCTTTTGGTTAGGGCTAATTCTATGCGTCACGCCTGCGATCAACTCCCCCATGGCCTTGATTCTCGGTTTTCTCATCACTTCCTTTGGTCTGGTTCCCCAAGGCATTGCCGTCACAAAAATCACTAAAAAGTTATTAGCCTATTCCATTGTTGGCTTAGGGTTTGGCATCCCATTACAACAAGCGCTCTCAGTGACCGCCCATGGTATCGGGTTAGTAATGACAACCATCATTGGGACATTGCTGATCGGAACAGTCATCGCCTCTTGGATTGGCTTAGATAAGAAAACAGGCCACCTGATTGCCTCCGGCACTGCCATTTGTGGAGGCAGTGCCATTGCTGCGGTCGCGCCCGCTATTGACGCAAAAGATGAGCAAATTGGCGTCGCGCTGGGTACGGTGTTCGTTTTAAACTCTGTCGCGCTGTTTCTCTTTCCGATGATTGGCCATGCTTTGCAGTTAGATCAGCAAACCTTTGGGACATGGGCTGCCATTGCGATTCATGACACCTCGTCAGTCGTCGGCGCTGCCTCTGCCTATGGCGCCGACGCATTGAAAACGGCGACCACTCTCAAATTAGCACGAGCGTTATGGATTGTTCCTGTCGCCTTTGTCAGTGCGTGGCTGTTTCGTAGTCACACAAAGAAAGTCACCATTCCTTACTTCATCCTGTTTTATTGCGTTGCTATCGCGATTACCGCGCTATTCCCGCAAGGACACCGCATCTATCACCTTGTATTTATTCTCTCGAAACAAGCCTTGGTTGTCTGTCTTTACCTCATCGGCTGTGGCATTTCCATTCAGCGCTTAAAGCAGTCGGGTCCAAGACCCTTTCTTTTCGGTGTCACTCTATGGATACTGATTTCCTGTACATCGTTAAGTTGGCTACTTACTCATCCGCTGTAG
- a CDS encoding MFS transporter produces MPSSSLLVNRRFLPYFITQFCGAFNDNVFKNVLLLLVAFTSQDMLPISSNLFINIAAGLFILPYFLFSASAGILADHYEKSQFIRWVKLSEILIMALGAVAFITHSFGTLLGVLFLMGTQSAFFGPVKYALLPQHLTKPEIVPGNALVETGTFLAIFLGTIGAGMIAPLPSAEWIAAGCVVFIALLGYLSSRWIPDAPANHSHYVFQWQPITHTKQTLQVVKRDPLIKRTILTISWFWFLGAAYLTQFPNFTRQYLLGNETAVSFLLALFSVGIALGSLAYDKLSHHRVELGSVPISAALISLWGYLFATQIPSQLPVLYEFSDFVIYRPLWPTFAYLFLLGISGGLFIVPLYALLQQRSRVNERAQVIAALNIYNALFMVGSAILGIVTLSVIGLSIPQLFAILAIINALITLWLLYQYPVHVVRLAIWLLCRLLYRVRTHNVANIPESGGALIVCNHVSYMDALLLSAASPRLIRFVMEEDYANFPIIRHFLRRAGVIPINATRSQSIRQAFQAVEQALDEGELVCIFPEGRLTSDGEIHSFMRGTDIILQRSTAPVIPVAIRGLWGTYFSRHLGRACKGIPKRWWSKVDVVVGTPIAAGQANNTILREQVRQLRGSKR; encoded by the coding sequence ATGCCCAGCTCATCGTTACTCGTAAACCGACGTTTTCTTCCTTACTTCATCACTCAGTTTTGCGGCGCCTTCAACGACAATGTGTTTAAGAACGTTCTTTTACTGCTTGTCGCTTTCACCAGCCAAGATATGCTACCGATATCCAGCAATCTATTTATTAATATCGCTGCGGGCTTATTTATTTTGCCCTACTTTCTCTTTTCAGCCTCGGCGGGCATCCTCGCGGATCATTATGAAAAATCGCAATTTATTCGCTGGGTGAAACTCAGTGAAATTCTCATCATGGCATTAGGTGCGGTGGCTTTTATCACGCACAGCTTTGGAACACTGCTCGGCGTGCTATTTTTGATGGGGACCCAGTCGGCATTTTTCGGACCGGTCAAGTATGCATTATTACCTCAACACTTAACCAAACCGGAAATCGTGCCGGGTAATGCTTTAGTCGAAACGGGCACTTTTCTTGCTATTTTCCTTGGCACTATCGGTGCGGGCATGATTGCGCCCTTGCCTTCAGCGGAATGGATAGCGGCAGGCTGCGTCGTGTTCATCGCGCTTTTGGGATATTTATCGAGCCGTTGGATTCCAGACGCTCCAGCGAACCATTCTCACTATGTGTTTCAATGGCAACCGATCACTCACACCAAACAAACGCTGCAAGTGGTCAAACGCGATCCCTTAATAAAACGCACTATCCTCACAATCAGTTGGTTTTGGTTTTTAGGCGCGGCGTATCTTACACAGTTTCCTAATTTTACTCGTCAATACTTACTCGGGAACGAAACCGCGGTGTCGTTTTTACTCGCGTTATTCTCCGTGGGGATTGCCCTTGGCTCGTTAGCGTATGATAAGTTATCCCACCATCGAGTCGAACTCGGTTCGGTGCCGATTTCAGCGGCCTTGATTTCGCTGTGGGGGTATTTATTTGCGACCCAAATTCCGTCACAGTTACCCGTATTATATGAGTTCAGCGATTTTGTCATCTATCGCCCGTTGTGGCCGACCTTTGCCTATCTATTTTTACTGGGCATCAGCGGAGGTCTCTTCATTGTGCCGCTGTACGCGCTGTTACAACAACGTTCACGTGTCAATGAACGCGCACAAGTCATTGCCGCTTTGAATATTTACAACGCACTATTCATGGTCGGGAGCGCGATACTTGGCATTGTGACACTCAGTGTCATCGGATTAAGCATTCCGCAGCTTTTTGCAATATTGGCCATCATCAACGCTCTCATTACCTTGTGGTTATTGTATCAATATCCCGTCCATGTAGTGCGCCTCGCCATATGGCTCCTATGCCGTCTGCTCTATCGCGTACGCACTCACAATGTCGCCAATATTCCTGAAAGCGGCGGGGCCTTAATTGTGTGCAATCACGTCAGCTATATGGATGCTTTACTGTTAAGCGCCGCCTCTCCGCGACTGATTCGCTTTGTCATGGAGGAAGACTATGCCAACTTCCCGATCATTCGGCACTTCCTACGTCGAGCCGGTGTTATCCCTATCAATGCCACGCGTAGTCAATCGATTCGCCAAGCTTTTCAAGCCGTAGAACAGGCATTGGACGAAGGAGAATTGGTGTGTATTTTTCCGGAAGGACGCTTAACCAGTGACGGAGAAATCCATTCTTTCATGCGAGGCACCGACATTATCTTGCAGCGCAGCACCGCACCGGTCATTCCTGTCGCCATCCGTGGGTTATGGGGGACATACTTTAGTCGTCACCTAGGGCGCGCCTGCAAAGGCATTCCTAAACGATGGTGGTCCAAAGTCGACGTGGTAGTCGGTACGCCCATTGCGGCGGGCCAAGCGAACAATACCATACTGCGTGAGCAGGTACGCCAGCTACGCGGTTCCAAACGCTAA
- a CDS encoding TetR/AcrR family transcriptional regulator, with product MARRNDHSREELVQITLESVKNFLEEHSYHELSLRKIAGMIGYVPSTLVNVFGNYNLLLLHVVANTLDELAERAHEAVDHCDDPQEALYLLAYCYHDFALENPYRWQLIFEHNMNGETLPEWQKERIDNMTGMLEALLNVLAPQRTSDEVLQASRVLWSGVHGITLLSVDDKFFASAPIDGKELIQNLLSQYLMNW from the coding sequence ATGGCAAGAAGAAACGACCACTCGAGAGAAGAATTGGTTCAAATTACGCTTGAGTCTGTGAAAAACTTCCTTGAGGAGCACTCATATCACGAACTCAGCTTACGAAAAATAGCCGGAATGATAGGTTATGTTCCTAGCACATTAGTCAATGTGTTTGGTAACTATAACCTTCTTTTGTTGCACGTGGTCGCCAATACTTTGGATGAACTTGCCGAGCGCGCTCATGAAGCCGTGGATCATTGCGATGATCCGCAAGAAGCGCTGTACTTACTGGCCTACTGCTATCATGATTTTGCACTCGAAAATCCCTATCGCTGGCAATTGATTTTTGAACATAATATGAATGGCGAGACCTTGCCAGAGTGGCAAAAAGAGCGCATCGATAACATGACGGGCATGCTTGAAGCGCTACTGAACGTTCTTGCACCGCAAAGAACGTCAGACGAAGTGCTGCAAGCCAGTCGGGTATTGTGGTCTGGTGTACATGGCATTACCTTACTGAGCGTCGATGATAAGTTTTTTGCTTCCGCCCCGATTGATGGCAAGGAGCTCATTCAGAATTTGCTCTCCCAATATCTGATGAACTGGTAG
- a CDS encoding Tim44 domain-containing protein gives MKRLFSFVALLMVSVMVVPHADARKFGGGKSFGKSFKTAPSHKYNSNTSTLNKKGTTNTNSNRRGLMGGLLGGLLAGGLFAALLGGGGFHGIQFMDILILGAIAFVIFRLMRGSLAAKQASMNQHRHAYEGNFRDSSADNTHHFEQPQHTGGFGTSAQSEVPHNYPPGFDQAAFVNGAREHYRIIQGAWNYNQLDKIREYVSQSLFDDLKAERAKLDGEQHTDVMYVDAEIVRCDYDATTAQLSLQFSGRYRDTVEGIEENIEDIWHLERDLTVSDAPWLIVGIQNA, from the coding sequence ATGAAGCGTCTATTTTCATTTGTCGCATTACTTATGGTCTCAGTGATGGTGGTACCACACGCGGATGCTCGTAAGTTTGGTGGCGGCAAGTCGTTCGGTAAGAGTTTTAAAACCGCTCCATCGCATAAATACAACAGCAACACGAGCACCTTAAATAAAAAAGGGACCACGAATACTAATTCTAATCGTCGTGGCCTTATGGGGGGCTTATTAGGAGGCTTATTAGCGGGAGGATTGTTTGCGGCGCTCCTCGGTGGCGGCGGATTCCACGGTATCCAGTTTATGGATATTTTGATCCTGGGCGCCATCGCGTTTGTGATTTTCCGTCTAATGCGAGGGTCGCTTGCGGCAAAGCAAGCCAGTATGAATCAGCATAGGCACGCCTACGAGGGCAATTTCCGCGATTCGTCTGCGGACAATACGCACCACTTTGAACAACCTCAACACACTGGTGGTTTTGGCACAAGTGCACAAAGTGAGGTGCCGCACAATTATCCACCAGGCTTTGATCAAGCGGCTTTTGTTAACGGGGCTCGTGAACATTATCGAATTATCCAAGGAGCATGGAACTACAATCAATTAGATAAAATTCGTGAATATGTGTCGCAAAGTCTGTTTGACGATTTGAAAGCAGAGCGGGCGAAGCTGGACGGAGAGCAACATACAGATGTGATGTATGTGGATGCGGAAATTGTGCGTTGCGACTACGATGCGACGACCGCTCAGTTGAGTTTGCAATTCTCTGGCCGTTACCGAGATACGGTTGAGGGGATTGAAGAAAACATCGAAGACATCTGGCATTTGGAACGCGATCTGACGGTGTCCGATGCGCCATGGCTGATTGTTGGTATTCAAAACGCCTGA
- a CDS encoding IS4 family transposase encodes MFLRQALNQVHKFSAEQLSGLSDLLSPELISQCLEDTGITTVRRRRLPMEMMVWSVVGMSLYRHLSMEKVVSKLDILLPGKKPFVAPSAVIQARQRLGSDVMKSVFTQTQKVWHDKTPHPDWHGLTLHAVDGVVWRTPDTKENGETFSRTRNQKCSSEYPQVRMVCHMELTSHLLNSASFDSTSTSEVDLTTELIEQSPDNSLTIFDRGFYALGLLHRWQTTGTERHWLIPMRKGAQYTTLRQLGRGQELVELTLSPQAKKKWHDAPETLEARLITKTIKGKEVRLLTSMTDPLRYPGQDIAELYSHRWEIELGYREMKQYMLQNTLTLRSKKPELVEQELWGMLLAYNLLRFLMCQMAYDQNKVMPYQIGFKQASLFLIGQLQQLPSVAPGRVPEVMNYILDMAESFTLPERRERSYPRAVKRRPSRYATRPSKRC; translated from the coding sequence ATGTTTTTAAGACAAGCACTTAACCAAGTACACAAATTTTCTGCTGAACAACTTTCGGGGTTATCTGACCTACTTTCCCCTGAACTCATTTCGCAATGTTTAGAAGATACCGGAATTACCACAGTTCGTAGACGAAGATTGCCTATGGAGATGATGGTATGGAGTGTCGTTGGGATGTCTTTATATCGTCACTTGTCTATGGAGAAAGTTGTGTCGAAACTGGATATCCTCCTTCCAGGTAAGAAGCCATTTGTTGCTCCAAGTGCCGTCATCCAAGCCAGACAACGGTTGGGCTCCGATGTCATGAAATCCGTTTTTACTCAAACACAGAAGGTTTGGCATGATAAAACGCCTCATCCAGACTGGCATGGACTCACGCTTCATGCTGTCGACGGCGTCGTCTGGCGAACGCCAGATACGAAAGAAAACGGTGAGACATTCAGTCGGACTCGGAATCAAAAGTGCTCGTCCGAATATCCTCAAGTGCGCATGGTCTGCCACATGGAACTGACTAGTCATCTTCTAAATAGCGCTTCGTTCGATTCCACATCAACAAGTGAAGTGGACCTAACAACGGAGCTCATAGAGCAATCACCAGATAATAGCCTGACTATCTTCGATAGAGGTTTTTATGCGCTAGGGCTTTTACACCGTTGGCAGACAACAGGGACAGAAAGACATTGGCTAATTCCCATGCGTAAAGGGGCGCAATACACGACACTTCGCCAATTAGGACGTGGTCAAGAGCTGGTTGAGTTAACGCTATCCCCACAAGCGAAGAAGAAGTGGCACGATGCACCAGAAACACTCGAGGCTCGATTAATCACCAAGACGATAAAGGGGAAGGAAGTTCGGTTATTAACCTCAATGACAGATCCCTTGCGTTACCCAGGGCAAGACATAGCCGAGCTATATAGCCATCGGTGGGAAATCGAACTTGGTTATCGAGAAATGAAGCAATATATGCTGCAAAACACCCTAACCCTAAGAAGTAAAAAGCCTGAGCTAGTAGAACAAGAATTATGGGGCATGCTGCTGGCTTACAACTTACTTAGGTTCTTGATGTGCCAAATGGCTTACGATCAAAACAAGGTCATGCCTTACCAGATAGGGTTCAAACAAGCTTCGTTGTTCTTAATAGGGCAATTACAGCAACTGCCGTCAGTGGCACCGGGAAGGGTCCCGGAGGTGATGAATTACATCTTAGATATGGCTGAGAGTTTTACGCTGCCAGAAAGGAGAGAACGAAGCTATCCAAGAGCAGTAAAAAGAAGGCCCAGTCGCTATGCGACCAGGCCTTCTAAAAGATGTTAA
- a CDS encoding copper resistance protein NlpE, with product MMKKSIIALSVLTVVLAGCDGNTDQAKQANNDQQQAVSSIQQNAEPAANGDMSSDISEPTGSAPSESAPLPKNGDQLDWQGTYQGALPGADGNQVNTDITLNKDQSFVMKQTVDGKEVTTKGNFTWNDDSSKLSLDSGKGKPMEFGIEKGAIFKLDAVGNRVQGEMADQYELEKK from the coding sequence ATGATGAAAAAGTCCATTATTGCATTAAGTGTCCTCACTGTTGTCTTAGCGGGTTGTGACGGTAACACTGATCAAGCAAAACAAGCCAATAACGATCAGCAGCAAGCAGTAAGCTCAATTCAACAAAATGCAGAACCTGCGGCTAATGGCGACATGTCATCAGACATCAGCGAACCAACCGGTTCTGCTCCATCAGAATCTGCTCCACTACCAAAAAATGGTGATCAATTAGATTGGCAAGGTACATATCAAGGTGCGTTACCCGGTGCCGACGGCAATCAAGTCAACACTGATATCACCCTAAACAAAGATCAGTCATTTGTCATGAAGCAAACTGTTGATGGCAAAGAAGTCACTACGAAAGGTAACTTTACTTGGAATGACGATTCATCGAAATTGAGCCTCGACAGCGGCAAAGGTAAGCCAATGGAATTCGGTATAGAAAAAGGTGCCATTTTCAAATTGGATGCAGTTGGCAACCGCGTACAAGGTGAAATGGCTGACCAGTATGAGTTAGAGAAAAAGTAA
- a CDS encoding Lrp/AsnC family transcriptional regulator: MELDHIDRILLEKLQEDSNVSLTTLADMVNLTTTPCWKRLKKLEQSGVIAHRVALLDADKLGLSFVAFVMVQTNDHSHEWYEQFVQSVQEFPEVMEFYRMAGEYDYMMKVVARDMRHFDEFYKKLVNRVAGINNVTSTFAMESLKYTTKLPLI, from the coding sequence ATGGAATTAGATCATATCGACCGAATCTTGCTGGAAAAACTGCAGGAAGACAGCAATGTTTCATTAACCACCTTAGCTGACATGGTTAACCTGACTACCACACCCTGTTGGAAGCGATTAAAGAAGCTGGAACAATCAGGTGTGATCGCGCATCGTGTTGCCTTATTGGATGCTGATAAATTAGGTTTGTCTTTTGTGGCTTTTGTCATGGTACAAACCAACGACCACTCCCATGAGTGGTATGAGCAATTTGTTCAATCAGTGCAAGAGTTTCCAGAAGTGATGGAGTTTTATCGTATGGCTGGTGAGTACGACTATATGATGAAAGTGGTTGCGCGCGACATGCGTCATTTTGATGAGTTTTATAAAAAGCTCGTCAATCGTGTGGCGGGCATCAATAATGTGACGTCAACGTTTGCGATGGAATCATTGAAGTACACCACCAAGTTGCCTTTGATTTAG
- the tesB gene encoding acyl-CoA thioesterase II, which produces MSQALTELLNLLQLEPQDDGLYLGHSQNLGLPQVYGGQVIGQALSAARYTVEADRNVHSFHSYFLYPGDPEQPIYYDVEVLRDGRSFSTRRVKAMQGGRPIFYLTASYQEAADGFEHQCTMPAIPGPDEFVSERQIAAQVAHLLPEPLKTTFCGDRPIEVRPVNVVNPLQPEKTDPIQYLWIRANGELPDNQLLHQYLLGYASDWGFLVTALHPHGVSLLTPKLQVATIDHSIWYHRPVKMDEWLLFAIESPIASSGRGLVQGKIYSRDGRLVATAVQEGVIRYKQ; this is translated from the coding sequence ATGAGCCAAGCATTGACGGAATTACTCAACTTACTTCAGTTGGAGCCTCAGGACGATGGGCTGTATTTAGGGCATAGCCAAAATTTAGGGCTGCCACAAGTGTATGGTGGGCAAGTAATAGGACAAGCGTTATCCGCCGCGCGCTATACGGTAGAAGCGGATCGTAATGTCCATTCATTCCACAGCTACTTCTTATACCCAGGTGATCCAGAGCAGCCGATCTATTACGATGTTGAAGTTCTCCGAGATGGCCGCAGTTTTAGTACGCGCCGCGTCAAAGCGATGCAAGGCGGTCGTCCCATCTTCTACCTTACGGCGTCTTATCAAGAAGCCGCTGACGGGTTTGAACATCAATGCACCATGCCAGCAATCCCAGGGCCAGACGAGTTTGTCTCAGAACGCCAGATCGCGGCGCAGGTCGCTCACCTACTTCCAGAACCTTTAAAAACGACCTTTTGTGGTGACCGACCGATCGAAGTGCGCCCTGTGAATGTCGTCAATCCACTGCAACCGGAAAAAACGGATCCAATTCAGTATTTATGGATACGCGCCAATGGGGAGCTACCTGACAATCAGTTGCTGCACCAATACTTGTTAGGTTACGCCTCGGATTGGGGATTTTTGGTCACCGCCTTACATCCGCATGGTGTTTCACTGTTAACGCCAAAACTGCAAGTCGCCACCATCGATCACTCGATTTGGTATCACCGTCCCGTGAAAATGGACGAATGGTTACTGTTTGCCATCGAGAGTCCCATCGCGTCAAGTGGGCGTGGCTTGGTACAAGGAAAAATCTATTCGCGAGATGGTCGCTTAGTCGCAACAGCTGTGCAGGAAGGCGTGATTCGTTATAAACAGTAA
- a CDS encoding MGMT family protein: MDQFRAQIFLVIARIPQSSIATYGDIARMAGYPGYARHVGTALKKLPQGSQLPWHRVINSQGQISLKGADLVRQREQLLAEGIEVTEAGRVSLARYRWDPTLSAESYSFPNNSDIID; this comes from the coding sequence ATGGATCAGTTTCGGGCACAGATCTTCCTCGTCATCGCAAGAATCCCCCAAAGTAGTATTGCAACTTATGGCGACATCGCCCGTATGGCAGGCTATCCGGGCTACGCTCGCCATGTCGGAACCGCACTAAAAAAATTACCACAAGGGTCTCAATTGCCTTGGCATCGCGTGATAAATAGTCAAGGGCAGATATCGCTTAAAGGCGCTGATTTGGTTCGGCAACGCGAGCAATTACTCGCAGAAGGCATTGAGGTGACAGAAGCGGGTCGCGTCTCTCTGGCGAGATATCGTTGGGACCCTACCCTAAGCGCAGAGTCATACTCGTTCCCAAACAACAGCGATATCATTGACTAA